Genomic segment of Acinetobacter larvae:
CCACAGAAAATGCCCTAAAAGTTGCACGTACTGTGACAGGGCGTACCGGTGTAATTGCCTTTGATGGGGGCTTTCATGGTCGAACCTTAGCAGCAGTCAATCTCAATGGCAAAGCAACACCCTATAAAACCGGTTTAGGCCCCCTACCCGGTCCGGTTTACCATATTCCTTATCCAAGTGCCGACAACGGCATCAGTGCTGAACAGGCCAAACAAGCCCTCACGCGCTTAATACAAGTCGAAGTCGATATTGCCAATATTGCAGCCATTATTTTTGAACCCGTACTGGGTGAAGGCGGTTTCCACATGATGGACCGATCTTTTGCACAGTATTTACGTGAATTCTGCGATGAACACGGCATTCTAATCATCATTGATGAAATTCAATCAGGCTTTGCCCGTACTGGTCAGCACTTTGCCTTTAGCCATTTAGGTATTACACCCGACTTATTATTGTTGGGCAAAAGTATTGCTGGTGGTCTGCCCTTGGGTGCGGTGATCGGTTTAAGTCGACATATGAATGCACTCGCAACCGGTGCTTTAGGCGGTACTTATTCAGGTAATCCATTGGCATGTGCTGCAGGCTTGGCAACACTGGATATTTTACAATCTGCCGAATTTCAACATACAGTGCAACATTATATAGATACCTTAGAACAACGTTATCAACACTGGCAACAACAGCAGCTTAGCCCTTGGCTCGGTCGTCTGACTGGGGTCGGTGCTATGCGTGGCATTGAATTACAGCATCCGCAGTATGGTACAGGCGGCGCAGTACTCGCACAGGTGCTCAGCCAAGCCAGAGCGCAAGGGTTGTTGCTCATGCCGAGCGGTCAAGCAAAAAATATTATTCGTCTCCTGACCCCTTTAACCATTCATCCAGAAACCTTAGCTGAAGGTCTCGATATTTTAGAAAATGTTCTCGCCGCCACGGCCGATATGCACTAAGCACCAGACAGACGCGAA
This window contains:
- a CDS encoding 2-aminoadipate transaminase; protein product: MNQRKGISTALGLIHPITIEKGLNAEVWDENGKRYIDFVGGIGVLNFGHCHPDIVGAIQQQATQLTHYAFNAAQHRPYLSLMAKLVELIPIEEELAGMFTNSGAEATENALKVARTVTGRTGVIAFDGGFHGRTLAAVNLNGKATPYKTGLGPLPGPVYHIPYPSADNGISAEQAKQALTRLIQVEVDIANIAAIIFEPVLGEGGFHMMDRSFAQYLREFCDEHGILIIIDEIQSGFARTGQHFAFSHLGITPDLLLLGKSIAGGLPLGAVIGLSRHMNALATGALGGTYSGNPLACAAGLATLDILQSAEFQHTVQHYIDTLEQRYQHWQQQQLSPWLGRLTGVGAMRGIELQHPQYGTGGAVLAQVLSQARAQGLLLMPSGQAKNIIRLLTPLTIHPETLAEGLDILENVLAATADMH